The Streptococcus mitis region TCCTCATTGTATTCAATAGCTTGTGCTTTTTCCAATTCTTCCTTCAACTCATTGACTTCATTTTGATAGTCTCTAATCAGAGTAACTTCTTGTTTGGCTTCAATCCGGACCAAAGCACCTGCATTATCAATGATTGTAAAGGCGGAGTCGGGTAGTTTTTCTCCTTTTAAATACTTCTTGGCAAGTCTCACCGCTAGTTCGATTGTGTCTTGTTCAAAATTTACATGATGAAAATTTTCATATGCAGGTGCTATTGTCTCAACAATTTTCACTGTATCTTCGATACTTGGTTCCTCTACAATTACTTTCTCAAAGCGACGTACAAAAGCAGTGTCACCTGAAACATATGTATTCCACTCTGACGAGGTGGTTGCTCCAATAATTCGAAAATCTCCCCGTGCCATTAAAGGCTTGAATAAATCTGTTAAAGATTTGGCTCTTCCTAACATATGAATTTCATCAATAAATAAGATAATATCTTTTTCCCGCTTCATTTCTTCTATGAATCTATTGATACCTTCACTCGTATAAGCATTCAGTGTTGCATGCAAATCATTTAAATTAAATTGAAGGATTTTCTTTCCCTTAAGAGATAAAACCTCATCTCTAGAGATACGCATTGCAATACCGTCTACAATAGCCGACTTACCAACGCCTCCATCTCCTAGTAGCACTACATTGTTTTTATCTCTACGTGTGAGGGCAATCTCCACTTTTCGAATCTCATCATCACGTCCTACAACCTCCATTAACTCTCCATTAAGAGCCTTCGAAGTGATATCTGTAGCTATATCATTTAAAAGAGAGTAATCTGGATTTGATAATTTAGAGGAGATATGTGCTGCTCTTTTTTCTTTGCTGGCTCTATCTCTCTCCGCTTTTCCATCTGTTAGCGCACGAAATCTAAACCATGAATTTGTAAAAACATCTAGCAATCCATCTTCTGAGTAACTATTTCTACCACTCAACAAGTATTGTTTGTAAATTAAGTGATTTGCATTTGTTTCCTGCTCTTGGGAAATTCCAGATAGAATCCAATAAGAATCAATGACACCATCAGGAGAATTTTGCAAGCGCATCTCTTCAGCAAAATCAAAGATAGATTTCATATATTCAGACATTGGAAATTCATCACATTCAGCAAAATAGTAAGAAGAGGGTGCTTCTTTTATGATTTCTACAGGTGAAGAAGTAATTTGATTATGGATTATCCTTCTTTTAGAAAAAGCTTCTAATTCTTCGCTCTCAATATTGGTACGAGGTCTACTTCCAATCATTTTTCCATTAGCAAATTCCTTTAACAATTTGCCTTTTGTTAAAGAATAATATCCTAAAGCATATCCTATTCCTGTATCCCTTACATCCAATAGACTAAACAGAATATCCTGACTTTCTATCACTTTATACTCTTTTTTAAGAATACGATTAGACAATTCTTTCAAAGCAAGTTTTAATTGGCGACTAACTTTATATTCTACAGTATGTTTTTTTGACATATGATTTCCCCTTACAATAATTTTTTTAGTGTTTCCTTAACATCTTCATCAAGATACAATACTTGTGAATACGCATCCTCTACATTCCAAGCAAGAAATTTCCCCTCTGCTAAGTGTCTTAGATCAGATAAAGTTAGCGAAATCATATCACCAGTAACATACCTCCCATGAAACTCTATTACTTCTTTTATATTTTCTAACCATTCTATTTCAAAATCTTCTCTTATTTCACATTTATACATCTATTGTTACCTTCTTTCCTTATCTGTATCTCTATTATAAATGAAGAGGTAGACAAAATTTGTCTACCTCTTCATTTTTTATAATTTTTTAATGTTTTTTCAAGAGATTCTTGTATTTCTTCAATCAACTTTTGAGGTGATAAAAGAGTTACTGCCTCACCTTGCCCTAGAATCCATCGTTTGAGACCTGGAGTGTTTTGACTTGTAATTTTTACTTTTATTTCATCATAATTCTCAGAAAGAATTTTATGCTCTGGAAACTGATCTAAAACAATTTCAGCATTTCCTTTATAGATTAAAGTAACATCAATTTTTCTTCCTTCAAAAGCATCTACTTTTTGATTTCGAACCTCCCCATCTTTATACTTATCCTTATGTTCAATCACTGGTTTCTTTATATGAGATTTACTAAGAGTCTCAATTCTATCAACTCGATACGTTGTATACTTTTCATGTTTCAAATGGTAAGCAACTAAATAAAAATAGTGGGCATCATAATAGAGGGAAACAGGAAAAATGATGTGGCTTTTGACATCTTTCAACGGAGCTTTATATTCTATTTCGAGCATTTGTTTCCTGCGAATAGCTTCCGATAAAAACCAAATTGTGTCAATTCTGTCCTTATCATTAGTCAGTGATTTATAGTTATAACGCTCACTACCAATAATGGCTTCTATCTCTTTTTGTTCTTCAATCGAGAGCAAAGATAGAAGATTTTCGAGCAAGGATTTTAGTTCGGATTCGTTTAGTGCACGATTCTCTAAAAGTATTTTTGAGATTACCAAAATATCCTTTTTATTAAAAGTTGTTTTACCAATCAAACGATAGGTGTTATCTGAAGTATCGAATTTTATCTCTGTATTATGTATATGCTGATCTTGCAAAAAACTTTTCAAATTACTTATATATCTTTGTGCAGTTCTATTATCAATCTCAAATTCTTCACTTAATTGAGCTTTTGAAAGCCTCTGACCAGCTTGTAAACGGAGAAAGATTGTTAAAAGTCGTTCTTGTGGTTTCATATCTTACCAATCGATTCTATTAATTTAAAATAATTTATTGAAATCTTTATTTTCTAAAGCTGATAACATAAATACAACTTCACTTTATTTTTTCACATATTCCCCTAAGGTTTCTTGAACTAAATGTTTAAAACTACTATTACTTATTCTTTTATTATTTTTACAAAAATTTCGCCCAAAATAGCTTGATTGACCGTTAAAATCTTTTTCCCTAACAGTAAAAAAGTATTCTTCATCTAATGCGTTTATGATTTGATTTATTTCTTCTTTTGTAAAATTCAAGTCTTGTTCTAAAACTTTAGATATAGTAGGTAACCAAAAAGTATTAAACCTTCTCAATATAAATGCGGGTTTATGTTGAGATGACTCTAAATGCTTAACGATTCTCCAAATAATCACTCTTGCACTTAACAAATTAACTTTACTATCTGATTCAATCAGTAGATTTGTAAAATTAGTTTCTTTATTACCTTCTTTATATATAAAATTTGGATTTTGACTTCTAAATGGAAAAGCCTCTAAATCAGCTATTTTTTTAGACATTTTTTCTAATTCTTCCCATTCATACTCTTTCAGATTCTCAATAAAAACTTTAAAAGTATCTGTTTTACCAAGAAATTCTTTTATAAACTGTTGTAAATAGTGTTCGAAATAATAAGCATCATTTTTAAAATAATTATTTCCGTTACCCTTTAATTTATACTGTAAAAACTCCAATTCATTAAATAAAATGCTACTATTTTCACTCACATCAACAATATGTTTTGTTAAAAAATTACGATCTTGTATGAATTCTCTTGAGGAATTAACTATATTTAATGATTTATCTCTACTATTTAATTCTCTTGCTTTTTCATAATACGTGCGAACACCATCAGACTTATTGGTTTTTATATCATCAATATTTGGATTCACTAAACATAAAAATAATGTTGCTTCATCAATATTTCCTTTTATATGATTGGGTAATCCGTAATTAATATTGACATCTGTACTTTTAGGTAAATCTTTCTCAATTTCCAACCAAGAGAAAGTATTACTGTCAGTTTTTAAAGCTACATCAAAAGAGTCTAGCATTTTTTCTATATTAGAATCATTCCACGGGCTATAAATATCGAAGAGTTCCGAAGAGTTGTTAATTTTACCTACTTTATTATGATATGTTTCAAGCAATATTTTTAAAGGTTCTTTTAAGGTATTTTTAGTTTGCTTTTCTGACATAAATCTATCCTCACTTTTATTATTTTGATATTAATTTCATCAACAATATCATTTTACAACATTTCATAGACAATTAATGTCTATATATAAAATTTCATCAAGATTTTATTAATCTATATCCATTACAAAACTAAATCATATAGAGTGTTATTTAATTTTTTAGGAAAAGATAATTTTAAACAGAAAGTGTCTTTTCATCAGTCTCTATTTGTACATGATTACTAATTTATAAATTTATAGTTTAGTTATTTTTAAATTTATTTAATCATTCAAGATTTTACTTGCCTTAGATAATAGTTTATTTAAGTTTTCTTTAAAATTCTTCTCAAATTCTTGATAAAGTTTCTCATCTTGCAAGTCTCTAGCTAAAATATTATCTTTTATTTTTTCTACCAAATTGTTATTAACAACAATTGCCATTCCATCATTAAGCATTCGGCCGTGCGTATCCCCTGAAATATAAATAAAATTTGATTTATTATGTGAAGAGTATATATTTAAACCTTGTCCTTTTCCTCTTGTTAATCTGATTCTATCAAATTCATTTGGAATCGAAATAAATTCTTCAGATAAAGAAGCTTCTCGTTTTTCTCGGGTTTCTTTACCGAATAATTCTGGCTTTTTAAGATCAAAATAATTTTCATCACCAACTAAAGTATTAAATAGTTTACGAATTACAAACTGCACATCTTCGTTTGGAGCATGATTTTGTTTTTTCTTATCTGCTGTAATTGTATCGGTATTTCCAATTGAAACTGCATTTGAAAATGTCATTTTTTCAATTAGTTTGTTAAATTGTTCCATGGTTAATCCTTGTTCATTATATCCAAGTAATTCTTTCAAAGTTCTATAGAAATTGTTAAAATCGTCTCTATCCTTCTTATCTTTAAATGTAAATTTTCCAACAAGTGATACTAATGAATTATAATCAACATCATCATCTAATAGTTCAAATGAATTTTCTAATAAATCTATCAAGTAAGATTCTATATCATCACTATTCTCAGGACTATTATTATATGCTGTCAATAGATAGTTGTATGCTTCCTCGAATCTTAATTGGAAACATACCATTGCTAATATCATCAATTTTTCATCATGATCTACTTTATCTCCATTATTGATATACATTAAGAGGCTAACTGAATTAAAAAGTCTATTAATGCTACGAGGATTATTTCCAATAGAATATCTAATTAATTGAGTGATTGTTTCTAACTGTTTTCTATCTTTTTCTTTATCAAAACAAAAATCAAGTTTTTTAAGTGAGGACTCAATAAAATTCTGTAAATCATAATTTGCTACTGGTACTGTAAATGGAACTTGAATAATTTTTTCAAAGAAAGCTTTCCCCTTTTCATCATCTAAATCTTTACCATATTTACTTTTTGCACCTCTAACAACAACATTATAATCTATAGCCAATACAAAGACGCAATGTTCACAGTCTAAAAATAATTTTAAAACTTCTAAGAGTTCTATGGCCTTTTCAGGAACTAATCGATCCAGATCGTCAATAAAAATAACTATTCGGTCACTTTTATTTTCCTTAATGGCATCATTAATAATGTCTTGTAAGTTTTCTTTTAAGTGCTTGATATCATCAGTTCTCTCACCAAAACCTATGATTAAATCTTGAAATTTTTCAGTTAATTTTTCGCCATTTAGTATGCCAAAGTCTAAATTTACATATTCTAAGCCTTTAGATAGCGCACCTTTTGCTTTTTTAAAAAACTGTTTCTTTTTTGAATCTTCTACATTTAACTCACTAATTAAATCCGTAATTAATGCTACTGCTAAATTATTTCCCATATCAAACTGTGAGTATTGCCAAGTATTGAAGAAAATAGTCTGAATTTTTTTATCTTGTTTTTCAGGATTTAATCTTTTCTCAACTTGATACATAATACTGGTTTTTCCAGTACCCCAGTCTCCTTGAATTGCAATCGTTAAAGGTGTTTCACACTCAGTAATAAAATTTGATAAACCATTAATATAGTTCTCAATGCTAAATTTGTCATCGTGGGTAGGACTATCAGAAAATGAGCCGCTCATAAGCAATCCTTTCATAAATATAAAAATAAGACAAATCACTCCAAAATAGAGTGATTAAACATATACATTGAATCTTCTTTTGTTTGTAGAAAGATTCGATTATTTTTTTGTAACATATATATTAAAAACTGCACTTCCCCCTTACACAAGAAACAATACAACACCTATCTCCTAGGTATTTTTTGAATGAACTCTTACAAGCTAAATTAAAATCTACGTTAAAGACTATGATCACATTTTAAAATTGTGCAATGACTTGTAAGTGTTTCCATATCTTTTTGTTAATTT contains the following coding sequences:
- a CDS encoding AAA family ATPase; translation: MSKKHTVEYKVSRQLKLALKELSNRILKKEYKVIESQDILFSLLDVRDTGIGYALGYYSLTKGKLLKEFANGKMIGSRPRTNIESEELEAFSKRRIIHNQITSSPVEIIKEAPSSYYFAECDEFPMSEYMKSIFDFAEEMRLQNSPDGVIDSYWILSGISQEQETNANHLIYKQYLLSGRNSYSEDGLLDVFTNSWFRFRALTDGKAERDRASKEKRAAHISSKLSNPDYSLLNDIATDITSKALNGELMEVVGRDDEIRKVEIALTRRDKNNVVLLGDGGVGKSAIVDGIAMRISRDEVLSLKGKKILQFNLNDLHATLNAYTSEGINRFIEEMKREKDIILFIDEIHMLGRAKSLTDLFKPLMARGDFRIIGATTSSEWNTYVSGDTAFVRRFEKVIVEEPSIEDTVKIVETIAPAYENFHHVNFEQDTIELAVRLAKKYLKGEKLPDSAFTIIDNAGALVRIEAKQEVTLIRDYQNEVNELKEELEKAQAIEYNEEAIEEIRERLENKLGEFLGARNNLTVSKYELKISKDDIKKAVEQKAGVEVKEQDMKVGKEAEGQELLRLSKLKNTLAEKVIGQSDATNSVAEAVIRSKTGFRNPKRPIGVFLFLGTSGVGKTETAKILSEELTGSVEDLIRLDMSEYQQEHEVSKLIGAPPGYKGFGQGGVLTNAVKRNPKAVVLLDEIEKAHPKVYDLMLQVFDDGILTDAMGQKVDFTDTIIILTSNLGLNAIKKDKKVGFSRIETQEQSEQTIREQTMEAVQNFFRPELLNRIDEIVTFKPFTEESILQITKLLLEKEVNIIKDSGYELEFFEDAIELLAKKTYDPENGARPIRRGITKLVETPLSELIINGCLNKGDKVVVYSDGVELLFEVLKR
- a CDS encoding KAP family P-loop NTPase fold protein, yielding MSGSFSDSPTHDDKFSIENYINGLSNFITECETPLTIAIQGDWGTGKTSIMYQVEKRLNPEKQDKKIQTIFFNTWQYSQFDMGNNLAVALITDLISELNVEDSKKKQFFKKAKGALSKGLEYVNLDFGILNGEKLTEKFQDLIIGFGERTDDIKHLKENLQDIINDAIKENKSDRIVIFIDDLDRLVPEKAIELLEVLKLFLDCEHCVFVLAIDYNVVVRGAKSKYGKDLDDEKGKAFFEKIIQVPFTVPVANYDLQNFIESSLKKLDFCFDKEKDRKQLETITQLIRYSIGNNPRSINRLFNSVSLLMYINNGDKVDHDEKLMILAMVCFQLRFEEAYNYLLTAYNNSPENSDDIESYLIDLLENSFELLDDDVDYNSLVSLVGKFTFKDKKDRDDFNNFYRTLKELLGYNEQGLTMEQFNKLIEKMTFSNAVSIGNTDTITADKKKQNHAPNEDVQFVIRKLFNTLVGDENYFDLKKPELFGKETREKREASLSEEFISIPNEFDRIRLTRGKGQGLNIYSSHNKSNFIYISGDTHGRMLNDGMAIVVNNNLVEKIKDNILARDLQDEKLYQEFEKNFKENLNKLLSKASKILND
- a CDS encoding helix-turn-helix transcriptional regulator, translated to MKPQERLLTIFLRLQAGQRLSKAQLSEEFEIDNRTAQRYISNLKSFLQDQHIHNTEIKFDTSDNTYRLIGKTTFNKKDILVISKILLENRALNESELKSLLENLLSLLSIEEQKEIEAIIGSERYNYKSLTNDKDRIDTIWFLSEAIRRKQMLEIEYKAPLKDVKSHIIFPVSLYYDAHYFYLVAYHLKHEKYTTYRVDRIETLSKSHIKKPVIEHKDKYKDGEVRNQKVDAFEGRKIDVTLIYKGNAEIVLDQFPEHKILSENYDEIKVKITSQNTPGLKRWILGQGEAVTLLSPQKLIEEIQESLEKTLKNYKK